The following are from one region of the Mauremys reevesii isolate NIE-2019 linkage group 2, ASM1616193v1, whole genome shotgun sequence genome:
- the XCR1 gene encoding chemokine XC receptor 1 yields MDESNFDLNSFPDYFDEYGNFTNYNGTGNVCEMDDLHAFGAHLTTILYSLAFVLSLLGNSLVLWILMKYESLVSLTNIFIMNLCISDLVFSCMLPFWIVYHLHGWIFGDFLCKAVNAVFSISYYSGIVFLTIMTILRYTAVVNPLSTLSTQTRQCGIQVSLAIWAASILVVVPEMIFTQVQTDLDGFSTCDYTDSHWKTVEIYQRNVFFLFSFAVIVFCYVEILKILLRTRSHRKHRTVRLIFTIVVAFFLSWAPYNIFCFLQTLPAHYIFLNCEIQKNIAYAFYISRKIAFSHCCLNPVLYVFVGVKFRRHLMHLCNYLWPCNNGKISSPRIYSHGKFHYEDASIY; encoded by the coding sequence ATGGATGAATCCAACTTTGACTTAAACTCATTTCCAGACTACTTTGATGAGTATGGGAACTTCACTAATTATAATGGCACTGGTAATGTGTGTGAAATGGATGACCTCCACGCATTTGGTGCCCATCTCACTACCATCCTGTACTCTCTTGCTTTTGTTCTTAGCCTGCTGGGAAATAGTTTGGTGTTATGGATCCTAATGAAGTATGAAAGCCTTGTGTCTTTAACAAACATCTTCATCATGAACCTTTGCATCTCCGACCTGGTCTTCTCTTGCATGCTGCCCTTCTGGATCGTGTATCATTTGCATGGATGGATTTTTGGTGATTTCCTCTGCAAGGCTGTGAATGCTGTTTTCTCCATTAGCTACTACAGTGGTATTGTCTTTTTGACCATAATGACTATTCTCCGGTATACGGCAGTGGTGAACCCCTTGTCGACCTTGAGTACTCAGACACGCCAGTGTGGCATTCAGGTGAGCTTGGCCATTTGGGCTGCTAGCATATTAGTTGTGGTTCCTGAGATGATTTTCACCCAAGTGCAAACTGATCTGGATGGTTTCAGTACCTGCGATTACACTGACTCCCATTGGAAAACGGTAGAAATTTATCAGCGAAATGtcttctttctcttttcctttgcTGTTATTGTATTTTGTTACGTCGAGATACTGAAAATTCTGCTCAGAACAAGATCTCATAGGAAGCACAGAACTGTGAGACTCATCTTTACCATTGTGGTAGCTTTTTTCCTGAGTTGGGCACCTTATAATATATTCTGTTTCCTGCAAACTTTGCCAGCTCATTACATCTTTCTGAACTGTGAGATTCAAAAAAACATTGCATATGCCTTCTATATCAGCCGCAAAATTGCCTTTTCCCACTGCTGCCTCAACCCTGTGCTCTATGTATTTGTTGGGGTCAAATTCAGAAGACATTTGATGCACCTATGCAATTACCTCTGGCCATGCAATAATGGGAAAATCTCCAGCCCCAGGATTTATTCTCATGGCAAATTCCACTATGAAGATGCTTCCATTTACTGA